One Candidatus Nanopelagicales bacterium DNA window includes the following coding sequences:
- a CDS encoding MoaD/ThiS family protein produces MSATVRIPTILRTYTGGEAEVTATGATLAEVINDLEAQFPGIAARVLDDNGALRRFVNIYINDDDVRFIDSLNSPTADGAQISIIPAVAGGC; encoded by the coding sequence ATGAGCGCAACCGTTCGCATCCCAACCATTCTTCGCACCTACACCGGCGGCGAGGCAGAAGTAACTGCAACCGGGGCAACCCTTGCGGAAGTCATCAACGACCTTGAGGCACAGTTCCCAGGCATCGCCGCACGTGTACTTGATGACAATGGCGCACTGCGCCGTTTCGTCAACATCTACATCAATGATGACGATGTGCGCTTCATTGACAGCTTGAACTCACCAACCGCTGATGGCGCACAGATCTCGATCATTCCTGCTGTTGCTGGTGGTTGCTAA
- a CDS encoding LLM class F420-dependent oxidoreductase produces MKFGVSRVPTGKGASDPDYVAQLGAIAEARNCESLWMVEHVVVPASYDSVYPFDSSGKMGLTGNDDLPDPIVWMSYLAASTKKIKLATGVVILPIRNPVVLAKQMATLDRLSNGRIILGLGLGWLSEEFDAVGVPFARRGARADEYLEAMTALWAQSPATFNGEFVNFENMYCTPQPESRSIPLVIGGISEAAVRRAVRFGAGMHLMRSSADEVRKVKQRIADECERTGKNADDIEITMVAPATVEQLQELDELGVNRVFLSVWDGDLNAFSDRIEDYQANVLSGVTS; encoded by the coding sequence ATGAAGTTTGGGGTATCTCGGGTTCCAACGGGTAAGGGTGCATCTGACCCTGACTACGTTGCGCAACTTGGTGCCATCGCTGAGGCGCGCAATTGCGAGTCCTTGTGGATGGTGGAACATGTGGTGGTTCCTGCCTCGTATGACTCTGTCTACCCCTTTGATTCCAGCGGAAAAATGGGGTTGACCGGCAACGATGATTTACCAGATCCGATCGTGTGGATGAGTTACCTCGCTGCGTCAACGAAGAAAATCAAGCTTGCCACCGGTGTCGTGATTTTGCCGATTCGTAATCCAGTTGTGCTTGCTAAGCAAATGGCAACCTTGGATCGCTTGTCGAACGGTCGCATCATTCTTGGCCTAGGTCTTGGGTGGCTGTCTGAGGAATTTGATGCAGTTGGCGTTCCATTTGCTCGGCGAGGAGCTCGGGCCGATGAATATCTCGAAGCTATGACCGCCCTATGGGCTCAATCACCTGCAACCTTCAACGGTGAATTCGTCAACTTCGAAAACATGTACTGCACACCGCAACCAGAATCCAGATCAATTCCGCTGGTGATTGGCGGAATATCTGAAGCAGCAGTGCGCCGTGCAGTGCGCTTTGGTGCAGGCATGCACCTCATGCGCTCAAGTGCGGATGAAGTGCGCAAGGTGAAGCAGCGCATTGCTGATGAGTGCGAGCGCACTGGTAAAAACGCCGACGACATTGAAATAACGATGGTGGCTCCGGCAACTGTTGAACAGTTGCAAGAGCTCGATGAGCTTGGCGTCAACCGCGTATTTCTTTCAGTCTGGGACGGCGATCTCAATGCGTTCTCCGATCGTATTGAGGATTACCAAGCAAATGTGCTTTCAGGGGTTACCTCATGA
- a CDS encoding IclR family transcriptional regulator, whose protein sequence is MSVAALRLSDTPTSTDLGSKSVMGRGLFIMETLSHSSDGLSYAEISTATGLPKSTVHRIVGQLIELRLVARSRSGFILGLRVFEWGSKAGGNVPLRQAAMPQLVALSNEFGETVHLGVLDVADVVYLEKLEPDTGVKCPTRVGDRLPAATTALGKAMLAFKHSPGVQDSFVCVEQEESFAGLSCVASPILDRRMRPIGAISISVPADRFVAEKFAPRVRMAAERTARQLLGTTRLEQH, encoded by the coding sequence GTGTCCGTTGCTGCATTGCGCCTGTCTGACACGCCCACCTCCACTGACCTTGGAAGTAAGTCGGTGATGGGTCGCGGCCTGTTCATTATGGAGACGCTGAGCCATAGCTCAGATGGGTTGAGCTATGCCGAAATTTCAACGGCAACCGGGTTGCCGAAGTCAACGGTGCATCGCATTGTGGGTCAACTCATCGAGTTGAGATTAGTCGCGCGGTCGCGCAGTGGATTTATTTTGGGGCTTCGAGTTTTTGAATGGGGCAGCAAGGCAGGGGGCAATGTGCCGCTGCGGCAAGCTGCCATGCCACAGCTCGTTGCCTTGAGTAATGAGTTCGGGGAAACCGTGCACCTTGGAGTGCTCGACGTCGCAGACGTTGTTTATCTGGAAAAACTTGAACCAGATACTGGAGTGAAGTGTCCAACACGCGTGGGTGATCGGCTCCCAGCGGCTACCACAGCTCTGGGTAAAGCGATGCTGGCGTTCAAACACAGTCCCGGTGTACAGGATTCCTTCGTGTGTGTTGAGCAAGAAGAGTCTTTCGCGGGGTTGTCTTGTGTCGCGTCACCAATTTTAGATCGCAGGATGCGTCCTATCGGCGCAATCTCGATCAGCGTTCCTGCAGATCGCTTTGTGGCCGAAAAATTCGCACCGCGAGTCCGTATGGCGGCAGAAAGAACAGCAAGGCAATTACTTGGTACCACTCGTCTGGAACAGCACTAA
- the thrC gene encoding threonine synthase, which yields MSEKEGLVHMTATLGTNPELGAAHALKCRECGALYPLDASYACFECFGPLEVAYEARGLTREAIEAGPLSMWRYEALLPVTPGAGHRPGLQPGLTKLVKADNLAAALGAKAVWVKDDSGNPTHSFKDRVVAVALENARRLGFETIACASTGNLANAVAAAAARAGLKSVVFVPSNLEAGKIVTTAVYGGVLVAIGGNYDDVNRLCTEVAASRNWGFVNVNLRPYYAEGSKTVGYEIAEQLGWRLPDAVVSPVASGSLLTKVDKAFREFVDLGLVSDHAYKIYGAQATGCSPVSQAFAAGQDFIKPVKPDTIAKSLAIGNPADGPYALDVVRRTQGALADVTDQEVIEGIKLLSETEGIFGETAGGVVVGTYRKLLREGLIDPEAEVVLLNTGDGLKTLDAVAPTSGPTITVSPSYDDFEAAYKEITS from the coding sequence ATGAGCGAGAAGGAAGGCCTCGTACATATGACTGCAACGTTGGGTACCAACCCTGAACTTGGTGCTGCCCATGCCCTGAAGTGTCGCGAGTGCGGTGCGCTGTATCCATTGGATGCCAGCTACGCCTGCTTCGAATGCTTTGGCCCACTCGAAGTGGCCTATGAAGCCCGCGGACTTACGCGTGAAGCCATCGAGGCTGGTCCACTTTCCATGTGGCGCTATGAAGCATTGCTGCCGGTTACGCCAGGAGCAGGTCACCGCCCAGGATTACAACCAGGCCTCACCAAGTTGGTTAAGGCAGACAATCTTGCTGCGGCGCTGGGTGCTAAAGCGGTGTGGGTCAAAGACGATTCAGGTAATCCAACGCATTCGTTCAAGGATCGGGTAGTTGCCGTCGCACTTGAAAACGCACGACGCCTCGGTTTTGAAACCATTGCTTGCGCATCGACCGGCAATCTTGCGAATGCTGTTGCAGCAGCCGCTGCACGTGCAGGCTTGAAATCGGTTGTATTCGTGCCATCAAATCTTGAAGCTGGAAAGATCGTGACCACCGCGGTGTATGGCGGAGTTCTTGTCGCAATCGGTGGTAACTACGACGACGTGAACCGCTTGTGCACCGAAGTTGCTGCATCGCGCAACTGGGGTTTTGTGAATGTGAATCTTCGCCCGTATTACGCAGAGGGCAGTAAGACCGTTGGTTACGAAATCGCTGAACAACTCGGCTGGCGATTGCCAGATGCCGTGGTTTCGCCAGTTGCGTCAGGCTCATTGCTTACCAAGGTCGATAAAGCATTCCGTGAGTTTGTCGACCTGGGGCTTGTGAGTGATCACGCTTATAAGATTTACGGTGCCCAAGCAACTGGATGCTCGCCAGTGTCACAAGCATTTGCCGCTGGACAAGATTTCATCAAGCCAGTCAAGCCTGACACCATCGCGAAGTCACTAGCGATTGGTAACCCAGCAGACGGTCCGTATGCACTCGATGTCGTCCGCCGCACACAGGGCGCACTTGCAGATGTGACTGATCAAGAAGTCATTGAAGGCATCAAGTTGCTTTCAGAAACTGAAGGCATCTTCGGTGAGACTGCAGGTGGCGTAGTTGTGGGCACGTACCGCAAGCTCCTGCGTGAAGGATTGATCGATCCTGAAGCTGAAGTTGTGCTACTGAACACGGGCGATGGCCTTAAAACACTTGACGCCGTTGCACCGACCTCAGGACCAACCATCACTGTCTCACCGTCGTACGACGATTTCGAAGCTGCTTACAAGGAGATCACATCATGA
- a CDS encoding vitamin K epoxide reductase family protein → MSTEALVESAEFTPIAKKARHIGAFSEMLVSSLLSLIASLVLSAEAITLAANPNAVFSCDISAKISCSVVGASWQASLLGFPNAFLGLIAEPVVITIALASLAGVVFPRWFMNAAWVVYTAGLVFAYWLLYEAYFNIGALCPWCLLVTVTTTMVFASMTRVNIYRNTFGFSDAMHQRLTRWLDAWIDQYIVVVIFVVIGAMIVVRYL, encoded by the coding sequence ATGTCCACTGAAGCATTGGTTGAAAGTGCGGAGTTCACTCCGATTGCGAAAAAGGCTCGTCACATCGGAGCGTTCAGTGAAATGTTGGTGTCTTCGCTGCTGTCGCTGATCGCATCACTGGTGCTCTCTGCTGAAGCCATCACCTTGGCCGCGAACCCCAACGCAGTGTTTTCCTGCGATATCAGTGCCAAGATTTCCTGCAGTGTGGTGGGTGCTTCCTGGCAGGCTTCATTACTTGGATTTCCAAATGCATTTTTAGGTCTCATTGCAGAGCCTGTGGTGATCACTATTGCCTTGGCATCCCTTGCCGGCGTGGTGTTCCCTCGCTGGTTCATGAATGCAGCTTGGGTTGTGTACACCGCTGGATTGGTGTTTGCCTACTGGTTGCTCTATGAGGCCTATTTCAACATTGGTGCGTTGTGCCCGTGGTGCTTGTTAGTGACAGTAACCACGACCATGGTGTTTGCTTCAATGACCCGGGTCAATATTTATCGCAATACCTTTGGCTTCAGTGATGCCATGCACCAACGACTGACTCGCTGGCTAGATGCCTGGATTGATCAGTACATTGTCGTGGTCATATTTGTGGTCATCGGAGCAATGATTGTGGTTCGCTATCTCTAA
- a CDS encoding CoA-acylating methylmalonate-semialdehyde dehydrogenase → MRSIEHWIDGSLTSGSGSGTSAVYNPATGQQQAQVVLGTSADVDAAVVSATRAFEEWSQSSLSRRTKVLFAFRELVNARAQELAELITDEHGKVLSDALGEVQRGLEVVEFACGIPQVLKGEYSDQVSADVDSYSYREPLGVVAGITPFNFPAMVPMWMFPIAIATGNTFILKPSERDPSASLLLARLWQEAGLPDGVFNVVQGDATTVDAILDHPGIAAVSFVGSTSIARHIHARATAAGKRVQALGGAKNHAVVLPDADLEFAATHLTAAAFGSAGERCMAISVAVAVGSAAEGLVELLETQAREIHVGSGRDAGIDMGPVVTAQAKQRIIDLVNSAHTQGADVRVDGRNIHVAGFEEGFFVGPTLIDGVAATMDVYQQEVFGPVLAVVRVSALEDAIAFINANPYGNGTAVFTNSGSAARAFIRGVHVGMVGVNVPVPVPMAYHSFGGWKDSLIGEHHMHGAEGVHFYTRGKVVTARWPHDALGASFDMPTAR, encoded by the coding sequence ATGCGAAGCATTGAGCACTGGATTGATGGGTCATTGACGTCAGGCTCTGGATCAGGCACTTCAGCGGTGTACAACCCGGCGACGGGTCAGCAGCAGGCACAGGTGGTGCTCGGTACTTCGGCAGATGTCGACGCAGCGGTGGTGAGTGCAACCCGTGCCTTTGAAGAGTGGAGTCAGTCTTCACTCAGTCGTCGCACCAAAGTGCTGTTTGCCTTCCGCGAGTTGGTCAATGCGCGAGCCCAAGAGCTCGCCGAACTCATTACTGACGAGCACGGCAAGGTTCTCTCAGATGCGCTTGGTGAAGTGCAACGAGGTTTGGAAGTTGTCGAATTTGCGTGCGGAATTCCACAAGTGCTCAAGGGTGAATATTCAGACCAGGTTTCAGCAGACGTTGATAGTTACTCATATCGTGAACCCCTAGGTGTGGTGGCAGGGATTACGCCGTTTAATTTTCCGGCGATGGTCCCGATGTGGATGTTCCCTATTGCAATCGCCACGGGTAACACCTTCATTTTGAAACCCAGCGAACGCGATCCTTCGGCTTCACTCTTGCTTGCTCGCCTTTGGCAGGAAGCAGGCTTGCCAGATGGTGTATTCAACGTTGTTCAAGGTGACGCAACAACTGTCGATGCGATTCTGGATCACCCAGGAATCGCAGCGGTCTCATTTGTTGGTTCCACATCAATAGCTCGTCATATTCATGCGCGTGCAACAGCTGCCGGCAAACGAGTCCAGGCACTTGGTGGAGCAAAGAATCATGCCGTGGTGCTACCTGACGCCGATCTTGAATTCGCCGCAACGCATTTGACTGCAGCTGCCTTTGGTTCTGCTGGCGAGCGTTGCATGGCTATTTCAGTGGCTGTGGCCGTTGGTAGTGCGGCCGAAGGGCTTGTGGAACTCCTGGAAACGCAAGCACGTGAGATACATGTGGGCTCCGGGCGTGATGCAGGTATCGACATGGGACCAGTGGTGACTGCGCAGGCCAAGCAGCGCATCATCGATCTCGTGAATTCTGCGCACACGCAAGGTGCGGATGTTCGGGTCGATGGTCGAAATATTCATGTCGCAGGTTTCGAAGAAGGATTCTTCGTTGGCCCGACCTTGATTGATGGCGTAGCGGCGACGATGGATGTCTACCAACAAGAAGTTTTTGGGCCAGTGCTCGCAGTGGTGCGAGTTAGCGCTCTTGAAGATGCGATCGCATTCATCAACGCAAATCCATATGGCAACGGAACGGCTGTGTTCACGAATAGCGGATCAGCAGCTCGCGCATTCATTCGTGGGGTCCATGTAGGCATGGTGGGTGTGAACGTTCCTGTTCCAGTGCCGATGGCTTACCACTCATTTGGCGGATGGAAAGACTCACTGATTGGGGAACACCACATGCATGGGGCTGAAGGGGTGCATTTCTACACGCGTGGCAAGGTCGTTACCGCCCGCTGGCCGCACGATGCCTTGGGTGCCTCCTTTGATATGCCGACCGCGCGATAG
- a CDS encoding molybdopterin-binding protein — MTNTRRTAAVVTIGNEIVEGRIANENCMWLSQQLIEQGYWPRINITVPDEEALIVDLLTMAARSSDVVLVSGGLGFTPDDITRHAVARAFDCELEINETLAAEMMTLCSWATPELARKVATFPAGATPIYSPCGGTPGFRIHNVVVLPGVPTEMRSMFAVLDLPATGTVISSRTLTFETTEDQILGVLHAFEGEHPDVRLGSYPSFHATMPLVEIVVTSHSTPALDAGVEWLSAQMLPKVATA, encoded by the coding sequence ATGACCAACACCCGTCGCACTGCCGCAGTTGTCACCATCGGCAATGAAATTGTTGAAGGACGCATCGCAAATGAAAATTGCATGTGGTTGTCACAACAACTCATCGAACAGGGCTACTGGCCTCGCATCAACATCACTGTTCCTGATGAAGAAGCACTCATTGTCGATCTGCTCACAATGGCCGCACGCTCATCCGATGTTGTTCTTGTCAGTGGCGGGCTTGGATTTACGCCAGATGACATCACTCGCCATGCAGTAGCTCGAGCCTTTGACTGCGAACTTGAAATAAACGAAACGCTTGCGGCCGAAATGATGACGTTATGTTCGTGGGCGACACCTGAACTTGCCCGCAAAGTTGCGACATTCCCCGCCGGCGCAACACCTATCTATTCACCTTGCGGTGGAACACCTGGCTTTCGCATTCACAATGTTGTAGTGCTGCCTGGTGTTCCTACAGAAATGCGCAGCATGTTTGCTGTACTTGATCTCCCTGCCACGGGAACGGTTATTTCATCTCGCACTTTGACCTTTGAAACCACTGAAGATCAAATTCTGGGAGTACTGCATGCGTTTGAAGGCGAGCATCCGGATGTGCGCCTTGGTTCATACCCAAGTTTCCACGCCACTATGCCACTGGTTGAAATAGTGGTGACCTCACATTCCACCCCAGCACTTGATGCCGGAGTGGAATGGCTTTCAGCACAAATGTTACCGAAGGTTGCCACTGCGTAA
- a CDS encoding heme-binding beta-barrel domain-containing protein, producing the protein MSNEWGPLAGLAGEWEGEGGVDRAFKHSKNVVFDTDYREKCSMKPFGPVDNGSQILYGLDYKSAMWRDDEENPFHTEVGYWLWDAATGEVMKGFVVPRGISVLAGGVTTADSKQWTMKAAIGDERYAIGENQYLAKNASSRTYEVTITVGDGTFSYDQVTMLNMKEFNEPFAHTDRHTLRKVSDL; encoded by the coding sequence ATGAGTAACGAATGGGGTCCGCTCGCCGGTCTTGCTGGTGAATGGGAAGGCGAAGGCGGAGTCGATCGCGCATTCAAACACAGCAAAAACGTTGTCTTTGACACTGATTACCGCGAGAAGTGCTCAATGAAGCCATTTGGCCCGGTCGACAACGGTTCCCAGATTTTGTACGGCTTGGATTACAAGTCTGCGATGTGGCGTGATGATGAAGAAAACCCATTCCACACTGAAGTGGGTTACTGGCTTTGGGATGCAGCAACAGGTGAAGTGATGAAGGGCTTTGTTGTTCCTCGCGGAATTTCGGTTCTGGCTGGGGGCGTGACCACAGCTGATTCGAAGCAGTGGACGATGAAAGCTGCAATTGGCGATGAGCGGTATGCAATTGGTGAGAATCAATATCTTGCCAAGAATGCAAGCAGTCGCACATATGAAGTGACGATCACTGTTGGCGATGGAACGTTTTCATATGATCAGGTGACCATGCTCAATATGAAGGAATTCAACGAGCCGTTCGCGCATACAGATCGACACACACTTCGCAAAGTGAGTGATCTCTAA
- a CDS encoding LLM class flavin-dependent oxidoreductase → MRFGLFLSPFHSARANTTRALHRDLDLIEHLDYLGFDEVVFGEHHSGGMELIPAPDLFIAAAARRTERIILGSGVVSLAYHNPFLTAERYATLDHLTNGRLLMGVGPGALPQDALMMGIHPNDQRRRMEECLDVIMKLLRTDEPVTMKTDWFELNEAILQFKPMTDFEIATVCVVSPSGPALAGKHNLSMISTAATTEGGFAALANHMSIAEESAERHGQPKPSRDNWRLVGPMHIAETREQAEKDVGYGMDEMVAQWLRITEVWAAALNKPSRYQEGKTSIQMVQESGAGIIGTPDDAVQQILRLQEQTGGFGTYMLMGHEWANPEATKRSYELFAEYVIPEVNRQSKRKIDSQNGFFEFLDEGRELGANAVRQAIANYDAKKSF, encoded by the coding sequence ATGAGATTCGGTTTATTCCTTTCTCCTTTCCATTCGGCGAGGGCAAACACCACGCGTGCATTGCACCGCGACCTTGACCTGATCGAGCACCTTGATTACTTGGGCTTCGATGAAGTTGTGTTCGGTGAGCACCATTCAGGCGGCATGGAACTGATCCCTGCACCTGACCTCTTCATCGCTGCTGCAGCGCGTCGTACCGAGCGCATCATTCTTGGTTCAGGTGTGGTGTCGCTTGCGTACCACAACCCGTTCCTCACTGCTGAGCGTTATGCAACGCTTGATCACCTCACCAATGGCCGCTTGCTCATGGGTGTTGGCCCAGGCGCATTGCCACAAGACGCATTGATGATGGGTATCCATCCAAATGACCAGCGTCGCCGCATGGAAGAGTGCCTTGACGTCATCATGAAGTTGCTGCGCACTGATGAGCCAGTGACCATGAAGACCGACTGGTTCGAACTCAACGAAGCGATCTTGCAGTTCAAGCCAATGACTGATTTCGAAATCGCGACCGTGTGTGTGGTTTCACCTTCAGGCCCAGCACTCGCTGGTAAGCACAACCTCTCGATGATTTCGACTGCGGCAACCACTGAAGGTGGATTCGCTGCGCTTGCTAATCACATGTCTATTGCTGAGGAATCAGCTGAACGTCATGGTCAGCCAAAGCCATCCCGTGATAACTGGCGCCTTGTTGGCCCGATGCACATTGCGGAAACGCGTGAGCAGGCTGAAAAGGATGTCGGCTACGGCATGGACGAGATGGTTGCTCAGTGGCTTCGTATCACCGAAGTGTGGGCTGCTGCTCTGAACAAGCCTTCGCGTTACCAAGAAGGCAAGACCTCGATTCAGATGGTTCAAGAATCAGGCGCTGGCATCATCGGTACGCCAGATGATGCTGTTCAGCAGATTCTTCGTCTCCAGGAGCAAACTGGTGGCTTCGGTACCTACATGCTCATGGGTCACGAATGGGCTAACCCAGAAGCAACCAAGCGTTCCTACGAACTCTTTGCTGAGTACGTGATTCCTGAGGTTAATCGTCAGAGCAAGCGCAAGATTGACTCACAGAATGGCTTCTTTGAGTTCCTCGATGAGGGTCGTGAGCTTGGCGCGAATGCTGTTCGTCAAGCAATTGCAAATTACGACGCTAAAAAATCATTCTGA
- a CDS encoding alpha/beta hydrolase, with product MSQQTLWNMMLGTEVVYRDAKGTRTRCIEAGSGPAIFLLHGTGGHAEAWANNFNDLAKHFHVIAFDFVGHGLSDKRTDIEYLIPDYVQQVRDLMDVMGIEKAAFVGLSLGAWVASWLAIESPERVCCVVNATGAVFRWPEGQPANEAKDRDSWKKANDELATLNRDTVRNRLHTLFHNTDRCPEELVDLRLALYSQPGASELIPALHQMIPYDSPGRVKFGLTPELLESISVPVLYLWGEHNPGGSVKGAQRAAEITPQGELKVIADAGHWPQWEQPEAFNEIVTEYVEAHK from the coding sequence ATGAGCCAACAAACCTTGTGGAACATGATGCTTGGCACCGAAGTGGTGTATCGCGATGCAAAGGGAACGCGCACGCGTTGTATTGAAGCTGGAAGCGGGCCAGCGATTTTCTTGCTCCATGGCACTGGTGGGCACGCAGAAGCATGGGCCAATAACTTCAACGACCTTGCGAAGCATTTCCATGTCATTGCCTTTGATTTTGTTGGCCATGGGCTGAGCGATAAGCGCACCGATATTGAGTATTTAATTCCCGATTACGTTCAACAGGTCCGTGACCTGATGGATGTTATGGGTATTGAGAAGGCTGCTTTTGTTGGGTTGTCCCTTGGAGCATGGGTTGCCTCGTGGTTAGCAATTGAAAGCCCTGAACGTGTCTGCTGTGTAGTGAATGCAACTGGTGCAGTGTTCCGTTGGCCTGAAGGTCAGCCAGCTAATGAAGCCAAAGACCGTGATTCCTGGAAGAAAGCCAATGATGAATTGGCAACTTTGAATCGTGACACTGTGCGCAATCGTCTACATACCCTGTTTCACAACACGGACCGCTGCCCAGAAGAACTCGTTGATTTGCGCCTAGCGTTGTATTCGCAACCAGGCGCATCCGAACTCATTCCGGCATTGCATCAGATGATTCCGTATGACTCGCCAGGGCGAGTGAAGTTCGGTCTGACTCCTGAACTCTTGGAATCGATTTCGGTACCGGTGCTGTACCTCTGGGGAGAACACAATCCAGGTGGTTCGGTGAAAGGCGCACAACGTGCTGCAGAAATTACTCCACAGGGAGAACTCAAGGTGATTGCTGATGCAGGTCATTGGCCGCAGTGGGAACAGCCTGAAGCATTCAACGAGATTGTTACTGAATATGTGGAGGCCCATAAATGA
- a CDS encoding TetR/AcrR family transcriptional regulator translates to MAMVPSPVTGIAQARANKRGPIREAQKELTRRRLMDAGLEVFNEKGFDAATVEEITERANAGRTTFYSHFTSKSDIAVAIAVAETVDLNASVSALGQADPFSPESLQRWLDDLEARFREDAMLVTLVMLHTEVAQEFLHVQEATARNALDGWLAAGFIPKIADPLEQIRLLLLLVNRWMYLYVTQGLPVPSGSREGLLLFVQNHLATVFANPA, encoded by the coding sequence ATGGCCATGGTTCCTTCGCCCGTCACGGGCATCGCCCAGGCCCGAGCCAATAAGCGCGGCCCCATCCGTGAGGCCCAAAAAGAGCTCACCCGCCGCCGCCTCATGGATGCAGGCCTGGAGGTCTTCAACGAAAAAGGCTTCGATGCAGCCACCGTGGAAGAGATCACTGAGCGGGCAAATGCGGGACGAACCACCTTTTACTCACATTTCACCAGCAAATCAGACATCGCTGTGGCGATTGCCGTTGCAGAGACCGTCGACCTCAATGCCTCGGTTTCGGCCTTGGGTCAAGCAGATCCCTTCAGCCCCGAATCCCTGCAGCGCTGGCTCGATGATCTCGAAGCCCGATTCCGCGAAGACGCCATGCTGGTCACTTTGGTCATGCTCCATACCGAAGTGGCCCAGGAGTTCTTGCACGTTCAAGAAGCCACCGCACGCAATGCGCTTGATGGCTGGCTTGCTGCTGGCTTTATTCCAAAGATTGCCGACCCACTCGAGCAGATTCGCCTCTTACTTCTCTTGGTTAACCGCTGGATGTACCTCTACGTAACCCAAGGTTTGCCAGTGCCATCAGGAAGTCGCGAGGGCCTGTTGCTCTTTGTTCAAAATCACCTGGCAACAGTGTTTGCGAACCCAGCATGA
- a CDS encoding LLM class flavin-dependent oxidoreductase, which yields MSKPNGRMKFGTFISPVHSSRKSPTLALQRDVELIEHMDRLGFDEAWMGEHHSTGWEFVASPDVFLSYVAARTSRIKLGAGVVSLPYHHPFNVAERFMMLDHLSHGRIMLGVGPGALPYDAEAMGISTLNTREMMEQSVEAIMALIRGERVTMKTDWFELNGAALQLKPYNGKDIDVAIAATISPNGPRLAGRLGATLLSMNATQQAGFNVLAEHWDIMEEQAERYGTPVSRDQWRMVGPMYIAETEEQAYADVEQGIQEWAYYMKDVSTLPILPASGLVDGSWAKTLVASGFAIIGTPEMAIAQIERLYEQAGGFGTYLLWAHEWANRVNTLKSYELFANEVIPHFTGSTEWMIKAEEYAIQRRPDLTPDVLAAREKARKQFADERAADPNYKPKSGE from the coding sequence ATGTCGAAGCCAAATGGCCGCATGAAGTTCGGAACATTCATTTCCCCAGTGCACTCAAGCCGTAAGAGCCCAACGCTTGCGCTCCAACGCGATGTTGAACTCATTGAGCACATGGACCGCCTTGGATTCGATGAGGCATGGATGGGTGAGCATCACTCAACAGGCTGGGAGTTCGTTGCCTCTCCCGATGTATTCCTTTCGTACGTTGCGGCTCGCACCTCTCGAATCAAACTTGGTGCTGGTGTGGTTTCGCTTCCTTACCACCATCCATTCAACGTGGCCGAGCGCTTCATGATGCTCGACCATCTTTCACATGGACGAATCATGTTGGGCGTCGGCCCAGGTGCGCTTCCTTACGACGCAGAAGCCATGGGTATCAGCACGTTGAATACGCGCGAGATGATGGAGCAATCAGTCGAAGCCATCATGGCTCTGATCCGTGGCGAGCGCGTCACGATGAAGACCGACTGGTTCGAACTCAATGGAGCTGCACTGCAACTCAAGCCTTACAACGGCAAAGACATTGATGTTGCGATCGCAGCAACGATCTCGCCAAATGGTCCACGCCTTGCAGGTCGCCTTGGCGCAACGTTGTTGTCCATGAACGCAACACAGCAAGCAGGCTTCAACGTTCTTGCTGAGCACTGGGACATCATGGAAGAGCAAGCTGAGCGTTACGGCACTCCAGTCTCTCGTGATCAGTGGCGCATGGTTGGCCCGATGTACATTGCAGAAACCGAAGAGCAGGCCTACGCAGATGTTGAACAAGGCATTCAGGAATGGGCGTACTACATGAAGGACGTCAGCACCCTGCCGATCCTTCCTGCATCAGGTTTGGTTGACGGCTCCTGGGCTAAGACATTGGTCGCATCAGGCTTCGCGATTATTGGTACTCCAGAAATGGCCATCGCGCAGATTGAGCGCCTGTATGAACAAGCTGGTGGCTTCGGCACCTACCTGCTCTGGGCGCATGAGTGGGCCAATCGTGTGAACACCTTGAAGTCATACGAACTCTTCGCAAACGAAGTGATTCCGCACTTCACCGGAAGCACCGAATGGATGATCAAGGCCGAGGAATACGCAATTCAGCGTCGCCCGGATCTCACTCCTGACGTTCTTGCAGCTCGCGAAAAGGCTCGTAAGCAATTTGCTGACGAGCGTGCAGCTGATCCGAACTACAAGCCAAAGAGTGGCGAGTAG